One region of Chaetodon auriga isolate fChaAug3 chromosome 5, fChaAug3.hap1, whole genome shotgun sequence genomic DNA includes:
- the LOC143320554 gene encoding immediate early response gene 5-like protein, with amino-acid sequence MECAFDAQNLISISLRKIQSSRTQRGGIKLHKNLLVTYVLRNARQFYMSKNLSQAQRTHHYEDVAAVRERQEYLELTGSLTELADDFYCNFTGVESDTWHCGAHQPVGQPAEVAHQDASACAMVSPSDSDLMVSEACWSCADKSSWELPIPNAQANQKTVLDLDTHVVTTVTNGYFHSDCCAQSKQPQGAQCYSKKRKMDTSYHIVDPEFYLPDFGPVPCKRMRTDDDSHSDSDQLDSTNISNLISVLGSGGLSEFVSWQQTDLEQIFAAQTICLKHTLLTGSGWTRAIEAF; translated from the coding sequence ATGGAGTGTGCATTTGACGCACAGAATCTGATTTCCATTTCTTTGAGGAAAATCCAAAGCTCCAGGACGCAGAGAGGAGGCATCAAGCTCCACAAGAACTTACTGGTAACGTACGTCCTGAGAAACGCCAGGCAGTTTTACATGAGCAAAAACTTGTCGCAGGCGCAGAGGACGCATCACTATGAGGATGTAGCTGCAGTCCGGGAAAGACAAGAATACCTTGAATTGACGGGGAGCTTAACGGAGTTGGCCGATGACTTCTACTGCAACTTTACTGGGGTTGAGTCGGACACTTGGCACTGCGGAGCGCACCAGCCCGTCGGCCAGCCTGCAGAGGTGGCGCACCAAGACGCATCCGCCTGCGCAATGGTTTCACCAAGTGACTCTGACCTCATGGTTTCGGAAGCCTGTTGGAGTTGTGCAGACAAATCCTCCTGGGAGTTACCTATCCCGAACGCACAGGCCAACCAAAAGACTGTCCTGGACTTGGACACGCATGTGGTGACTACTGTCACGAACGGATACTTCCACTCAGACTGTTGCGCGCAGTCAAAACAGCCGCAGGGCGCGCAGTGCTACAGCAAAAAGCGAAAGATGGACACAAGTTATCATATTGTTGATCCAGAGTTTTACCTGCCGGACTTTGGGCCAGTGCCGTGTAAGAGGATGAGGACTGATGATGATTCACATTCAGACTCGGACCAGTTGGACAGCACAAACATCTCCAACCTGATCTCGGTGCTGGGCTCAGGTGGACTCTCTGAGTTTGTGAGTTGGCAGCAGACGGACCTTGAGCAAATATTCGCCGCTCAAACAATTTGTTTAAAACATACACTGTTAACAGGCAGCGGCTGGACCAGAGCAATCGAAGCATTTTGA
- the asb6 gene encoding ankyrin repeat and SOCS box protein 6, with amino-acid sequence MPFLHGFRRIIYEYQPLVDAVMCVVGLEEGGGGHEDRVQGPEDESALCGSLVELLERESQSEVFVEGISYALIKVAERGLVHAAEILLRYGADVNFEDPVSYYNPLHIAVLRNRPSMVRLLVGHGADIEKRDRIHESSPLDLASEESERLPCLQTLLDMGADVNARDKHGKTPLLHALASSDGLTVHNTENIQLLLHRGADVNAATVDGETVESSLVFLVKEALEATVEDAAEIGNFCLKTTQLLLAHGVDPSCCLNEDGEPSLTQTSLEHFDLLFPLAVLLIQSRASLVCSFHGGSCWSGYSLLFQRLQTALQQCSDQSHASELLEQAEVLLDLARVDVPVLHLPDRLELAAPGQDPHPYAQALLDLHNRVAEREASPPALRCLCRAFIRSHLQPWPLEDRVRALPLPDRLKDFLLPEHTYTPKPGWDCFKPQHSQR; translated from the exons ATGCCTTTCCTCCATGGGTTTCGAAGGATCATATATGAGTATCAGCCGCTGGTGGACGCTGTCATGTGTGTGGTTGGactggaggaaggaggaggtggtcACGAGGACAG AGTCCAAGGTCCTGAGGACGAGTCCGCTCTCTGCGGGTCTCTGGTGGAGCTTCTGGAGCGGGAGTCCCAGTCAGAAGTGTTTGTGGAAGGCATCAGCTACGCTCTGATCAAGGTGGCGGAGAGGGGACTGGTCCACGCCGCTGAAATCCTTCTGCGCTATGGAGCTGATGTCAACTTTGAAG ACCCAGTGTCCTACTACAATCCTCTGCATATCGCAGTTCTGAGGAACAGGCCCAGCATGGTGAGGCTGCTGGTCGGTCACGGAGCAGACATCGAAAAGAGAGACCGG ATCCATGAGAGCAGTCCTTTGGATCTGGCCAGCGAGGAGTCCGAGAGGCTGCCCTGCCTGCAGACGCTGCTGGATATGGGTGCTGACGTCAATGCAAGAGACAAACATG GAAAAACACCTTTGCTCCATGCTTTGGCAAGCAGCGACGGGCTGACTGTGCACAACACCGAGAAcatccagcttctcctccacagAG GTGCTGACGTTAATGCTGCTACTGTAGACGGCGAAACAGTCGAGTCCTCCTTGGTGTTTCTGGTGAAGGAGGCTCTGGAGGCCACCGTGGAGGACGCCGCTGAGATCGGCAACTTCTGCTTGAAAACCacgcagctgctgctggctcacGGCGTGGACCCCAGCTGCTGTCTGAACGAGGACGGCGAGCCCTCGCTGACGCAGACGAGCCTGGAGCACTTTGACCTGCTCTTCCCTCTGGCTGTGCTCTTAATCCAGAGCAGAGCCTCTCTGGTTTGCTCCTTTCACGGCGGCTCCTGCTGGTCAGGTTACAGCCTCCTTTTCCAGCGGCTCCAAACAGCCCTGCAGCAGTGCTCTGATCAAAGTCACGCCTCTGAGCTCCTGGAGCAAGCCGAGGTGCTGCTCGACTTGGCGAGGGTAGACGTGCCCGTGCTGCATCTGCCCGACAGGCTGGAGCTCGCCGCGCCCGGCCAGGACCCTCACCCCTATGCTCAGGCTCTGCTAGACCTGCACAACCGAGTAGCAGAGCGTGAAGCGAGCCCTCCTGCCCTGCGATGCCTTTGTAGGGCGTTCATAAGGAGCCACCTCCAGCCGTGGCCCCTGGAGGACAGAGTCCGAGCCTTGCCATTACCGGACAGACTGAAAGACTTTCTTCTTCCCGAGCACACATACACCCCAAAGCCTGGCTGGGACTGCTTCAAGCCCCAACACAGCCAGCGCTGA